AATTTGCTTTTGAAAAAGAATATCCGGGAAAAGTATCTGTTTGGTCGGAGGAATATGTTGGAGATGATAATGATGAAATTAGATATGAAGCTAAATTTAAAACAGACAGCAATGCTGAGGCTGTAGCTGTTTATGATAATTTGGGTGTTTTGAAAGCTTATGAGTTGCAAATTCCGTTAAGCCAGTTGCCGCAAAAAGCACAGAATTATTTAAAGAAAAACTATGCTGCAAATGCCATTAAAGAAATTGCTGTTGTTGTAGATGATAAAAGTAAAACGACTTATGAAGTTGGAGTGCAAAAGAACGCTAAATTCTACGATGTTGTTTTCGATAAAAATGGTGGTTTTGATGTCAGTATCGAAAAAAACTAAAATTAAGAATACTTACTAACTCAATATATTTTTAAACAGGGAAACCCGACAGATTTTTATGCTGTCGGGTTTATTTTTTTTACTTGTAAAGATTTTTTAAAATATACCTGGTTTAATTTAACAAACCCAACAGGTTTCAAAAACCTGTTGGGTTTATTTTTTAATGCAATATTATAGATTCATTCCTCCTGAAACTTCAATGCGTTGTGCGTTTATCCAGCGCGCCTCTTCTGTACATAAAAAAGCGACGACACCTCCAATATCATCCGGTAAACCAACTCTTCCTAAAGCCGTTAAGGAGGCAATATGCTGATTTAGTTGTTCATTGTCTCTCACGGCGCCATGACCAAAGTCAGTTTCGATGGCCCCCGGAGCCACAATATTTACTTTGATTTTTCTTCCGCCTAATTCTTTTGCCTGATATTTTGTTAGAGTTTCCATTGCTCCTTTCATAGAAGCATAAGCCGCATATCCCGGAAATGAAAAACGAGCCAAACCTGTTGAAATATTTACAATTCCGCCACCATCATTCATAACGTTCAATGACTTTTGTGTCAAAAAGAATGGCCCTTTAAACTGAATATTACTTAATTCGTCAAAATCAGCTTCTGTAGTTTCGATAAAAGGTTTGTGGATTCCGATTCCGGCATTATTAATCAGGAAATCAAATTTATCAGTATTAAAAGTATTCTTTAAAGTTGTTTTAACTTCTCCTAAAAATGCCTCAAAAGTATCCGACTTAGCTACATTCAATTGAAGGGAAGCTGCTCTCTGACCTAAGCTTTCGATTTCTTTTACAACCAAATCTGCTTCTTCTTTTTTGCTGTTGTACGTTATTATCACATCGATTCCTTTTTTTGCAATTGCGATTGCCATGTTTTTTCCTAAGCCTCTGCTACCTCCGGTTACCAAAGCTATTTTTGTATTTACTGCCATTTTATGTATTGTTTATTGTTTATTGTTGTTGTTGTTGTTGTTGTTGTTGTTGTTGTTGTTGTTGTTGTTGTTGTTGTTGTTGTCAGTCTGAGCGGAGTCGAAGACCTTTTATGACACGAATATCCTTCGACTACGCTCAGGAGGACAAAGTATTGTGTTTAAATTAAAATTACGCATGCATTGCATTAAAATGATTTCTTAATTCTTCTGCGCTTGCATTTAATCTTGTTTCGCTTGTGCCGAAAGTCAGTTCCTGTCTGCCTTCTTTTAATTGTTCGAAAATAGATTCGATAAAACTGCTTACGCTTGGATGTGCGTCGTGAAGACCAATTCCGCCTAAA
The sequence above is drawn from the Flavobacterium sp. N2038 genome and encodes:
- a CDS encoding SDR family oxidoreductase; its protein translation is MAVNTKIALVTGGSRGLGKNMAIAIAKKGIDVIITYNSKKEEADLVVKEIESLGQRAASLQLNVAKSDTFEAFLGEVKTTLKNTFNTDKFDFLINNAGIGIHKPFIETTEADFDELSNIQFKGPFFLTQKSLNVMNDGGGIVNISTGLARFSFPGYAAYASMKGAMETLTKYQAKELGGRKIKVNIVAPGAIETDFGHGAVRDNEQLNQHIASLTALGRVGLPDDIGGVVAFLCTEEARWINAQRIEVSGGMNL